AGGCCAGTTCCTGAACGTGATGCTCGATCCCTTTGTTGACGGGCGCGCCGGCGGCGGCGGCGAAGGTTTCAGCGCTTCGGCCGCAGGCACGCAAGGCCGTGAATCGGGCATGCTCGCTTATGCCGACGGTCAGACACTCCCAATCCTCAAGGGGCCCCCACCTGCGCCGATCTACACGCCGCGCTGGAGCGCCTGGGGCGCGGCTTACGGCGGGGTCAGCAACACCGACGGCAATGCCGCGACGGGCTCAAACCGGCTCAATGCCAATACGTTCGGCTTTGCTGGCGGCATGGATTATCATGTCTCGCCCGAGACGCTCTTCGGCTTTGCGCTCGCTGGCGGCGGCACCAACTGGAACCTCGCTAGTGTCAGTGGCAGCGGCCGCAGCACGGCGCTGCAGGCGGGCGTCTATGCGATCACCCATGCGGGTCCGCTCTATGGTGCCGCCGACTTCGGCTTCACCAACAATTGGTTCGACACCGACCGCACCGCGCTGGGCGATCAATTGCAGGCGAATTTCGGCGGCCAGAGCTACGGCGGCCGGCTCGAGGGCGGTTATCACCTCAGCAATCTGCCCATCGGCGTGACGCCCTATGCCGCGGTTCAGGCGCAGGAATTCGTCACGCCGGGCTACAGTGAAAACGACATCACCGGCGGCGGCTTCGGTCTCTCCTACAATGCGATGAGCGCCAGCGATGTGCGCACCGAGATCGGCTCACGCTTCGAGGAGGTCACGTCGCTCGACAATATGCCCCTAGCGCTGCGTGGAAAACTCGCCTGGGCGCATGATTTCGTCAGCAATCCATCGCTCAGCACGGCGTTTGAATCGCTGCCGGGCACGAGCTTCATCGTCAATGGCGCGCCGATTCCGCATAATTCGGCGCTGGTCTCCGCTGGCGCCGAATTGTTCCTCGCGCCGCATTGGTCGGTGCTCGCCAAATTCGATGGCGAATTCGCTGGTAATTCGCAAACCTATGGCGGAACCGGAACACTGCAATATACGTGGTAAAGCTCCACGGATTGCTTCGCGGGAGTTTGCCGCCGGCCGGACGTAGTCCGACCGATTGGCCTTGCGACGCTGATCAGGCCGATTGCAGGCGCCGGCGGCGATCCTGCACCGGCTGGTAGGCGATGCGGGCGTGATAGCTGCAATAGGGCCCGCTCTGATTGGCGCCCTTCTTGCCGCCGCAGAAGCGGAACTCGCCGGAGGATGGATCGCCCATCGGCCAACGGCACATGGATTCCTTCAGCTCCATGATTGTGACCATTTCGGACATCGGGATCACGACATCCTCCTCCCGCGGTGCCGGGAGATGCGCTTCGATCGGCTGCGATTTGAGCGCGAGCGCCGTATTCCCGCGCATCATCGGCGCGCTCATACGCTGGTGGACGACTGGCCGCGCCGTCTTCACCTTGGGCCGGACAGAGGCCGGAACCGCCGCCTTGACCCGCCCGGACATGCCGAGCCGGTGGACTTTGCCAATGACGGCATTGCGGCTGATGCCGTTTGCTAGTTCGCGCGCGATCTGGCTGGCGCTGAGCCCTTCGAGCCAGAGCTTACGCAGGAGCTCAATTCGTTCATCGGTCCAGGACATTCAGTCCTCCTCGATTTTGATCGGAAAGTTTGGCTGAACGCGATTGACGCAATCCGGCGCTCCTAAAGCGACGGGCGGAATCCGGAATCGACGCAGCGCCGGAAAACCGGCGTCGTACAAGAAGTTATGCATTTGAAAGGCCCGCCGCACGAGATGTCGTAGTCGACCTCTGGGAAGCTACACTAGCCGTTGAATCTTGCGCAAGAGTCGCCATGTCTTGCCGCACAACGTTTTCAACAAGCGTCCAGGTCGGACGGGCGCCCGCGTCATTGTGACTCGGGGCTGGTGGCGCGAAAGATCGCCGTTTGTGGTTGGGGCGATGATTTGACCGCTGTGCGCGGGCCCCGTAAAATACAAATTCGTGTTGCCGCTCCCCCGGGGCGGCACTTTTCTTTGGGAGATCGCCCAATCCGGCGTCACGGGCAGGACCGCGCACCGGATTCTTTGCTGGAGCTTTTGCCGTGGCCTCGTCGCTTCTACCCACCTATGCGCGCTTCAATCTCGCTTTCGAGCGGGGAGAGGGCGCCTGGCTCTATGCGACGAACGGCGAGAAATATCTCGATTTCGGTGCTGGTATCGCTGTTGTAAGTGTGGGCCATTCGCATCCGCATCTCGTCAAGGCTTTGACGGAGCAGGGCGAGAAGCTCTGGCACGTGTCCAATCTTTTCGAGATTCCGCAGGCGGAACGGCTGGGCGCGCGGCTTGCCGCGGAAAGCTTCGCCGATCTGGTGTTCTTTACCAATTCCGGCACCGAGGCGATGGAAGGCGCGATCAAGACGGCGCGTCGCCACCAATTCGTCAGCGGCCATCCGGAGCGCTATCGGATCATCAGCTTCCTGGGCGCCTTTCACGGCCGCACGCTCGCGGCAGTGGCCGCCGGTGGCAATCCAAAATATCTCGAAGGCTTCGGGCCGCCACATGAGGGTTTCGATCCCGTCCCCTTCGGCGACCTCGCGGCGGTGAAGGCTGCGATCACGTCGCAGACGGCAGCGATCCTCATCGAGCCGATACAAGGCGAGGGCGGCGTCCGCGTCGCGACACCGGAATTCCTCGAAGCCTTGCGCGCGCTCTGCGATGGGCACGGGCTTTTGCTCATCCTAGACGAAGTGCAAAGCGGCATGGGTCGCACCGGCAAACTCTTTGCCTATGAGCATTCGCGTGCTGCGCCGGACATCATGACTCTTGCCAAGGGCATTGGCGGCGGTTTTCCGCTCGGTGCGTTCCTCACCACGCGTAAAGTCGGTGAATGCATGACGCCTGGCACGCATGGCACGACCTATGGCGGTAATCCTCTGGCGACGGCGGTGGGCAACGCGGTGCTGGACCTGATTCTGGCCGATGGTTTTCTCACCCATGTCACCAAAATGGGCGCAGCGCTCAGCCATGGCTTGCGCGAATTGCAGAAGCGCTATCCTGACGTGGTCGAGGACGTGCGCGGCATGGGCCTGATGTCCGGCATCAAGGTTGCGGGGCCGGTGATCGAATTCGTCAACGCGACGCTGGCGGAAAAGCTGATCACCATCCCGGCGAGCGATAATGTCGTGCGCCTGTTGCCGCCGCTGACGGTCACCGAAGTCGAAATCGCGTTGGCGCTGACCCGGCTCAACGCCGTGGCGGAGACTCTTTCTGTGGCGCGGGCGAAGGCCGCGCGGCGGGGGGCCGCATGACCAGTTCGGCTTTATTGCTGGAAACCGCGCCGAAGCATTTCCTCGACCTCTCGGAAGTGTCGGCCGAGGAATTGCGGCGCATCCTGTCGCTCGCCGGCAAGATCAAGAGCCTGCGGCGTAAGGGTCATCTCGCCGACGTGCGGCCGCTGACCGGCAAAGTGCTGGCGATGATCTTCGACAAGCCCTCGACCCGCACGCGCGTCTCCTTCGATGTGGCGATGCGTGAGCTCGGCGGTGAAACGATCATGCTGACCGGCAAGGAAATGCAGCTTGGCCGCGGTGAGACGATCGCGGATACGGCGCGGGTGCTCTCCCGGTTCATCGACGCCATCGTCATCCGCGTGCTCGACCATAGCGAACTCGCCGAGCTGGCGCGCAACGCCGAAGTACCGGTCGTCAATGGCTTGACCAAGAAATCGCATCCCTGCCAGGTGATGGCGGACGTGCTGACGTTTGAGGAGCATCGTGGGCCGATCAAGGATCGCACGGTTGCCTGGACCGGCGATGCCAACAATGTCCTCACGAGTTGGATCCAGGCGGCACAGCGGTTTGATTTCACCATCAATGTCGCGTCACCGGCAGAACTCGACGTCCCGCTTGAAGTCAAATCCTGGGCGAAGACGAATAATGCGCGGCTCAATATCACGCGCGATCCTTACGAGGCGGTGCGGGGCGCCGATGCGGTGATCTCGGATTGCTGGGTGTCGATGGGCGATAAGGACGAGAACTTTCGTCACAATTTGCTCGCGCCCTATCAGGTCAATTCCAAATTGATGCAGGCCGCGGCCAAGGACGCGATCTTCATGCATTGCCTTCCCGCGCATCGCGGCGAGGAGGTGACCGACGACGTGATCGACGGACCGCAATCGGTTGTCTTCGACGAGGCCGAGAACCGTCTGCATGCGCAGAAAGGCATTCTCGCCTGGTGTTTCGACGCGGTGGCGGGATGAGCGAGGCGGAAACGCCGCTGCGGCCTGTCTCCGATCAGGCTTACGATGATACGGTTCTGCCGTTCGCGGTTGAGCCGCTCGATGTGCGTGGCCGCGTTGTGCGTCTCGGACCGGCGATCGACGAAATTCTCACCCGTCATGCTTACCCGCCGCCGGTCGCGCGGCTTGTCGGCGAGGCGGCGGCGCTCACGGTTCTTCTGGGCGCGGCGCTGAAATCGGAAGGCCGGCTGCAATTGCAGACCCGCAGCGATGGCATCGTCGATATGATTGTCGTCGATTTCGACGCGCCGGACCGGTTGCGCGCTTTTGCTCGATTCGATGAGGCCAAGCTTGCCGAGATGGCGCCTGGCGCCGAATTGCTCGGCCACGGACATCTGGCGCTGACGATCGAGCAGGGCAGCGATGTCGCGCGCTATCAAGGCGTCGTGGCGCTTGAAGGTCAGGGCCTGGGCGAGGCGGCGCATCAATATTTCCGCCAATCCGAACAGATTCCGACCTTCGTGCGTCTCGCCGTCGCCGAGAGTCTGACGGGTGCGGGAACGAGTTGGCGGGCGGGCGGCCTGCTTCTGCAATTTTTGCCGGCTTCGGTCGAGCGCCAGCGCCAGGCGGATCTTGCGCCGGGCGACGCGCCCCAAGGTGCTATTTTGCCTGAGACACTTGAGGACGATGCCTGGGCGGAGGCGAAAGCCGTCGCTGCGACGGTGGAAGATCACGAATTGGTCGATCCCGGCCTTTCGAGCGAACGGCTGCTGTTCCGGCTGTTTCACGAGCGTGGGGTCAGGGTTTTCGGACCGCAGGCCATCCGCGCGGCTTGCCGGTGCTCGGACGAGCGCATCGCCGCCATGCTGCGCAATTTCACGCAAGCTGAGCGTGACGACATGGTCGGCGAAAACGGCAAGATTGGCGTCACCTGCGAATTCTGCTCGACCCATCGCGAATTCGAGCCAAAAGATTTTGCCGTGGAATAGTCGAGTGTGATCGAGGCCGTTCCGATCATATTATCGACGCGCTCCACCCATGTGGTCGTTGCAATTTCTGGCTATCCGGATTTCGGCGTGGAAGTCCGTCATAGGATTCCTCTGTCATTCGTTTATGTAGCGCTCCGACACGGCGTTCGCCCGGCATCAACTTCGACGGTAGCGGCGCGACGTTGCGTTCGCGTCAATCGAGGAAGCGGAAAAGCAAAGAAGCGCGGAAGCGCAGAAAAGGCTACGGCGGTTAACCAGCCTGCGGTCTCTTGGGAGTTGCCGCCAGCGCAACAGTAAGCGCGCGCCACGTGGCCGCAACCTTCTCAGTCAGGCCGGGCAGAAAGTCTTTGATCGTGCGCCAAACGATCGCCAGGTTGATGCTGTCGTAACCGTGGGACACGACGTTTCGCATTTCATAGGCTTTGCTAAGGTGTACGCATCCGGTTTGCACCGCAGGCGGATCTGGGTTCGACGAAGGGTAGTTGTTTAGGCGGCCACAGCCTTCGCGGATTGGCGCGCAGCTTTCCATGCCCATGGCAATAGTTGGCTGATCTCCTTTGCCGGATGGTCGGGGAGGCGCGCCAGGACGTCGGTGAGCCAAGCCTGCGGATCGACGTCGTTCAGCTTACAGGTTTATGCCGCCCGCCGAACTATGCCGAGTCGGGTCGTTTTCCCCAGTTTTCTGGCTGACCGATGTTTGGTCGGTTCGGCATAGTTCGTTCTGTGCCTCCGCTGTCAACAGCGGAGAACAGGAAGATGGAAGTTGAAGAGTACTTGGGCAGAAGCCGGCTGTACCGGCGTCTCAGAAGCGGGCCGCACGGACGGCTCGTCGAGTGCTACGCCGTTCGTCTCGTCGAAGAGAGGCTCGTTCGGCATGGCGCGTGGCGTTGCCTCAACGTAGTTGGCGGGCTCCTGAGTTGGATCGCGGGCCGTCGCTATAGGCTGATTGATCTCGATGTGTTGATTTCCACTGAGAATTCTCGGTGGAAATAGCCCTCTGCGCCGGGTCATGTATGGATGCCCCCGTTCGTGCAAGGCTTTTTTCGAACGGCTCGAACGTGTGATCGGGTGCGGTCATGTATCAGGCCTTTTCGTGCGGCTCGATTTTGACCGCTGGCCGGTATGGAGCTACGCGGACCTGGTGCAAATCAGCTCTGCGAGCTCAAGGCTCTCTGACCCGGATGCATTCCCAGACCCACTGTCACCGATCTTTGTCCTTACCCTTCGTTGACCTCCTCACACGCCGACGGTCCGATCTCGCTGCCGGCTTTGCTTACGCGGCAACCAGACCGGAATCCTTGTAGCCTTCATTCTTCGTCATCATTGCCCAGATCGAACGTGCCATTTTGTTGGCGAGCGCGATCGCGACGAGCATGCGTGGCTTGCGCATCAACATGCGGGCTAGCCATGAGTTCTCGGCCGGCGCTTTGCGGCACGCCCAGCGGATCACGGTCATCGCGCCGATGATTAACAGCCGCCGGATATCGCGTTGTCCCATCTTCGAGGTTCGGCCGAGGACCTGCTTTCCACCGCTCGAATGCTGTCTAGGCACCAGCCCGAGCCATGCTGCAAAGTCTCGCCCTTTCCGGAACGTCGTCATAGCGGGGGCAAAGGCCTCGATCGCCATAGCGGTGATCGGCCCCACCCCTGGCATGGACATCAGCCGGGTCGTGCTCTCCGATCGTTTGGCTTCCGACTTGAGCGTCTTCTCCAAGCTGGCAATACGAGACGACAGCATCTCGATCTGTTCAAGATAAAGCCGTGCGGTTTCCACGACGATCAGGTCGAGGCCAATATTGTCTTCGATAGCCTCTGTCAGCGATGCTAAGTTTGAAATGCCCTGCGGTGCAATGATGCCGTGCTCAGCTAAATGGGCTCGGACGGCATTGATGAGTTGCGTTCTTTGGCGCACGAAGAGATCGCGCGTCCGAAAGAGCATTGAGCAGGCTTGCTGGCTCTCGGTTTTAGGAACGACAAACCGCATCGAGGGCCGCATGGCGGCCTCGACAATCGCTTCGGCGTCTGCCGCGTCATTCTTCTGGCGTTTGACAAAGGGCTTCACATAAGCGGGCGGCAGCAAGCGAACTTCGTGGCCGAGCTTGCCGATCTCGCGAGCCCAATAATGCGCCGTTGCACATGCTTCCATGGCGACAACGCACTTCGGCAGCCCCATGAAGAAGGCCAGAACCTGGCTGCGGGACAGCTTTCTGCGGAAGATGACACCGCCATCGGCGCCGGCGCCATGTGCTTGAAAGACCCGCTTTGCAAGGTCCAGCCCGACAATGCTAACTTCCTTCATGGATGCTCTTTCCTCTGAGTGACGTGTTGCAACATCACTCTGGCACATCGCGATGCCGTCGGGAGGGGGCATCCACTCCATCAGCTCTCAGTGGAAATCAACATGCCGGGTGTTCGATGAACTCGGCGCACTTCATATAGAAATGCTTGGCGGCTTCATCTTTGGCGTGGACCAGAACTGCCGCCATGCCGAGGCTTTGTGAGGCAATGGCGATCCGATGCAGCGCATCGGAAAGAATGTCGGGGCCGAGACCCTTTCCGGAATGGTCGAGACTGACTGCTAGTCGCAATGACGGACACCGGGATGATATCCGGCGCATTGCGTCGTACCTTGCGTGGGGCCGCTTCGCGTTCAATCGAGCCAGCCGAGATGCAAAAATAGGCGATTACCCGCTTGTTCTCGCAGACGACATAGGTGCGCGAGAAGCGGCGTGAAGTCTATTATTGGTTGGCTTCGGCAAGACCGACAACCAGCTTCAGGAATTGCCTGCCATTTTCCTCGTGCCGCTTGTTGAGGAGGCGTTGGTCGGCAGTTATGAAACGACAATCGCGTTGAAGCGCGAGCGCGAGATAAAAACAATCGTAAGCTGGATGATTCAGAGAAATTGCGATTCGGGCTGCCGCGGCAATGTAGGATCGTGTTGGTATAAATTCGATATCGATTGTGGTCGCTATAGCGTCTGCGGCGGCCTCGGCTTGCCCTTGTGAAATTTCGTTTCGCCGGTAGTTTTTCCAGAGGATGTTAGCGCATTCCGGGGCGAGAAGATCGGGAGCGATGAATGCGAGCCCTTTTGTACGAAGAGCAAGAGCTTCGGAGGTTCCATCTTCCTGAATGAACCATTTTATGACGACGCTTGCATCTATGACGCATAAAGTCATCGTTCATCACGACTTTCGCGAAGCAGGACCTCAGATGAGGTGGGCTTCTTGTCATGAGGAGTCATTGCTCGGATCTTTGCAGCAAGTTCGTCGAAGGTGTCGCTTGCCTCGTTGATCAGGGCTTGACGAAGGATTTCCCGGTGTTCGGCTTCGGCCGAACGACCATGCTTCATCGCACGCTCTTTGAGACGCGCAATGATTTCGTCGTCAAGGTTTCTGACAAGGAGATTTGCCGTCATTGTCACCCTCCGAAAATAAGAAATGCTATCATTTTGATATCATTTCATGCGGCAAGAGTCCAGAGCCACGGTTTCGGCGCCGTTTGGAGGCTAAAAGCGACACCTACGAAATCGCCGTCCCGTTCCAAAGAGTGCGATTTCGGTCGCGTTCCTGATGAGCGAGTGATCGTAACTCTCTGATTTGAAAGCCACATGCGGGGCGAATGCCTAACGTCGCCTGTTGCAGGTCAGAATAAACCTACTTTGTTGCTTTCTGAGGTATCGATCATGCAACGCCGTCAGGAAAGCTGGTCGTCGTTATGGCCGGTTTAAAATCAAGTTGTTGCTTTCCCGTAGAGCCCCGACTTGGGTTCTGGTCGCTTTCAGGGCTCCGAGCGGAAAGTGTTCCGGGTCGTTGAAGTCGCGAAAGCGAAGAAGTTTAGGAGTTCCCCGCTCGATTCAGCGAGGCCCCTCTCAATCGTTCAAAAGCGCCTCGAGCAGTGCATGCCGTTCTGACGCGAAGGGGTTAACGACGGTTACGCCGCCCCATGTAAAATCCTTCTGAAGATCTTCGGAGAGAAGTAATCGGCATCCGGCGTGTGAGGATGCCGACAGAATTACAGCATCCCAGATGCCCAATCGATGATCTGTTGCCAGATCGGCAGCCGACTGTACGACCTCCGCAGATGTTTGAACGAGAGGGAATGCATCACGCCAGCCAAGCAAGGCGTCGCGCGCTTCGCGGCGCGACTTGCCCGCTTTGCGAACGAGAACGTTAAACAGTTCACCAAGGACCTGGACCGGAATGAGCACGGCCTCCGGTGGAAGACGACGCACAAGATCGAGCGCAGCGCTCCGCCTGTCGGCACCGTTGACGCCCTCTGCGTAGGCCAGAATGTTGGTGTCGAGTGCAAGTTTCACTGTTGGTCCTCATACAGATCATCGCGCGTCCAGTGGCCCGCGTGGATGACAGACTGTTTCTCAAGGCGGCTTAGCAGCGCTGCCCGCGCGCCGGTTGCGACGTATTCATGCCCGGTTGCAGGAACGATGCGCGCTACAGGCCTTCCATGACTTGTTACGACATAGCTGTTCCCTTGACCTACACTGCGGAGGATGAGGGAGAATTTCCGGTTAGCATCCGCTGCCGGGACAGTTTCATCCATTGTCGACACCCTTTATGTAGTGATATTACCTACATAATGATAAGAAGTAAGACCGGCAAGAGTTTTGCGCGCCCGTCGCAGCCGGGCACGCGGTGTGGTGCTCGATCGCTAGAGACGCGTTCAGCACATGGCGCTCAGTACTGGGTTGGGCTCGGCCAAGAGCGCGAGCGCGAGAACGCAACATCTAAAAGCGCGTCTTATTCAGAACCTCAGAATCGGCATAAACGGCGGTTTGCTGATCAAAAGCGACAGACCCGAAACCGCTCGGGTGGCTCAGATTAAATATTATGCGTTGTCTTAATTGCTTGATTTAAAGGGCATTTCCGCCTTTTTACATTTCACTCATTACATCAGGTGATCCTGTGGGTAAGCCTTGGCTTGCGCCAGTATCGTTCCGTCTATGTTCGCCATTCGAGCAACGCCGGAGGCATCGAAAGCCGATGAAATTTTCCCAATCGGCCCAGCGAAGTTCCGAAGTTCCGATTATCTCGGGCCTTGCGCGAACTGGGAAAGTCCAAGCTGAGGTTACGGTCAAGGGCCTCGGAACGCGGCGCACCTCCACGGCATCCACACCGTGAAGCTGGCAAGTATGCTTCGACGTATCCAATCCAAATCCGATTGAGATGCTTCACTGAAGGCCTCCTCGATCGAAAATCGATGATGAAACCATGCCAGCGCGGAGATGCCAGGAGCGACCGTCCAGAGAGGCAA
This Methylovirgula sp. DNA region includes the following protein-coding sequences:
- a CDS encoding GcrA family cell cycle regulator; translation: MSWTDERIELLRKLWLEGLSASQIARELANGISRNAVIGKVHRLGMSGRVKAAVPASVRPKVKTARPVVHQRMSAPMMRGNTALALKSQPIEAHLPAPREEDVVIPMSEMVTIMELKESMCRWPMGDPSSGEFRFCGGKKGANQSGPYCSYHARIAYQPVQDRRRRLQSA
- a CDS encoding aspartate aminotransferase family protein is translated as MASSLLPTYARFNLAFERGEGAWLYATNGEKYLDFGAGIAVVSVGHSHPHLVKALTEQGEKLWHVSNLFEIPQAERLGARLAAESFADLVFFTNSGTEAMEGAIKTARRHQFVSGHPERYRIISFLGAFHGRTLAAVAAGGNPKYLEGFGPPHEGFDPVPFGDLAAVKAAITSQTAAILIEPIQGEGGVRVATPEFLEALRALCDGHGLLLILDEVQSGMGRTGKLFAYEHSRAAPDIMTLAKGIGGGFPLGAFLTTRKVGECMTPGTHGTTYGGNPLATAVGNAVLDLILADGFLTHVTKMGAALSHGLRELQKRYPDVVEDVRGMGLMSGIKVAGPVIEFVNATLAEKLITIPASDNVVRLLPPLTVTEVEIALALTRLNAVAETLSVARAKAARRGAA
- the argF gene encoding ornithine carbamoyltransferase; amino-acid sequence: MTSSALLLETAPKHFLDLSEVSAEELRRILSLAGKIKSLRRKGHLADVRPLTGKVLAMIFDKPSTRTRVSFDVAMRELGGETIMLTGKEMQLGRGETIADTARVLSRFIDAIVIRVLDHSELAELARNAEVPVVNGLTKKSHPCQVMADVLTFEEHRGPIKDRTVAWTGDANNVLTSWIQAAQRFDFTINVASPAELDVPLEVKSWAKTNNARLNITRDPYEAVRGADAVISDCWVSMGDKDENFRHNLLAPYQVNSKLMQAAAKDAIFMHCLPAHRGEEVTDDVIDGPQSVVFDEAENRLHAQKGILAWCFDAVAG
- a CDS encoding Hsp33 family molecular chaperone, giving the protein MSEAETPLRPVSDQAYDDTVLPFAVEPLDVRGRVVRLGPAIDEILTRHAYPPPVARLVGEAAALTVLLGAALKSEGRLQLQTRSDGIVDMIVVDFDAPDRLRAFARFDEAKLAEMAPGAELLGHGHLALTIEQGSDVARYQGVVALEGQGLGEAAHQYFRQSEQIPTFVRLAVAESLTGAGTSWRAGGLLLQFLPASVERQRQADLAPGDAPQGAILPETLEDDAWAEAKAVAATVEDHELVDPGLSSERLLFRLFHERGVRVFGPQAIRAACRCSDERIAAMLRNFTQAERDDMVGENGKIGVTCEFCSTHREFEPKDFAVE
- a CDS encoding IS110 family transposase gives rise to the protein MKEVSIVGLDLAKRVFQAHGAGADGGVIFRRKLSRSQVLAFFMGLPKCVVAMEACATAHYWAREIGKLGHEVRLLPPAYVKPFVKRQKNDAADAEAIVEAAMRPSMRFVVPKTESQQACSMLFRTRDLFVRQRTQLINAVRAHLAEHGIIAPQGISNLASLTEAIEDNIGLDLIVVETARLYLEQIEMLSSRIASLEKTLKSEAKRSESTTRLMSMPGVGPITAMAIEAFAPAMTTFRKGRDFAAWLGLVPRQHSSGGKQVLGRTSKMGQRDIRRLLIIGAMTVIRWACRKAPAENSWLARMLMRKPRMLVAIALANKMARSIWAMMTKNEGYKDSGLVAA
- a CDS encoding PIN domain-containing protein, whose amino-acid sequence is MKLALDTNILAYAEGVNGADRRSAALDLVRRLPPEAVLIPVQVLGELFNVLVRKAGKSRREARDALLGWRDAFPLVQTSAEVVQSAADLATDHRLGIWDAVILSASSHAGCRLLLSEDLQKDFTWGGVTVVNPFASERHALLEALLND
- a CDS encoding type II toxin-antitoxin system prevent-host-death family antitoxin; protein product: MDETVPAADANRKFSLILRSVGQGNSYVVTSHGRPVARIVPATGHEYVATGARAALLSRLEKQSVIHAGHWTRDDLYEDQQ